In Streptomyces violaceusniger Tu 4113, one DNA window encodes the following:
- a CDS encoding non-ribosomal peptide synthetase has translation MSNLFERTRRKESTGVVPVSRDRELRASFAQRRLWFLDQLEPGNASYNLPFAVRVRGRLDVAHLSRALSLVVARHEALRTTFTETGGQPVQSIQPPAPVPVRIESVPDGPEEERLAAVRQLAGAEITEPFDLSTGPLLRAKVLRLDDHDHVLLLTVHHVATDAWSQGIVVGELSAAYEALEAGREPVLPPLPVQYADYAEWERDWLSGPTLRRQLDYWTKRLDGMAPALELPTDRPRPSVARQEGDAVRWELPAELIQAARRLGAGENATLYMTLLAAFQLVLGRYVDSDDITVGTPVANRGRAEVEGLIGFFVNTVVLRTDLSGDPTFRQLLARVRDMAAGAFAHGDLPFEYLVEQVHPERDLSRNPLVQVLFQMINVPGERLALPGAETEPYDHGRILTRMDLEVHLVETEDGVLGHVVFSKALFDRSTVERLLHHVTVVLRGVLAEPDRPISEISPLDDAERGEVLEEFNHTTGPVPAGSLPALFTAQAERRPHVVAVISGGDRITYAELDQRSNQLAHLLESRGIGPETLVGLCVDRGAEMIVAILAILKLGAAYVPIDPNHPRDRIQFVLADAGVTVAVTQQRFSSLLEKPSETEAGTAGIRLILLDAERESLTGRPLTPPTARPSAQNLAYVIYTSGSTGVPKGILMPASCVLNLVAWQKQALPIGPDAKTAQFATLTFDISLQEIFSALLYGETIVVPGEELRMDPVEFARWIHAHQIDQLFVPNVMLRAISEEVDPHGTELAALRHLSQAGEPLSLHHDLRELCARRPELRLHNHYGPSEAHVVTSYSLPAEVAEWPLTAPIGRPIGNTRVYVVDRRLRPVPVGVPGELCVAGAGLARGYLGRPDLTASRFVANPFHGDGSRMYRSGDLVRWLPDGNLEYLGRIDDQVKIRGFRIEPGEIEAILARHQDVLHTAVMVREDTPGDKRLVAYVVADATAADRHDRLTETLRRHVESAVPEYMVPSAFVLLDTMPLTSGGKIDRKALPAPDLRTVLEVGYVAPRTPGEEAVCRVYADLLGATRVGIDDDFFALGGHSLIATRVVARLRTALGIDVPLKTVFQQRTPRELAATLTAAARSVPEPELPPLVPTRRDQAVPLTFAQQQTDLFFGDVLDAGHWNIPMAVRVSGELDLDCLRRAMDLLIDRHEALRTTFVREAGGYLQVVRPNVPVQVEVAEADDEAEASVLAGQEAARPFDLTSGPLARLRVLRLAELDHVLVLTLHHLVTDGWSQGVLVRDLSIVYSALLRGAEPDLPPVPVQYADVANWEREWLRGDLLRRQLDYWQRHFDGMTPAELPTDRPRATSARYESGIYHWRLPKDAVEAARRLGESCSATLYMTLLTALKVVMSARSDNQDVLVGVPMANRGRDELENVVGLVSKMLALRTEVSGATDFGTLLATVRDAMSDAFTHQDVPFVSVLKHSDAPTGGHAGTRFSDDPPVKVIFQIVNTPQRPLMLTGLTAEPFLMTHPPVTVNVDMEIDLYESAEDGGLAGTVLFSTSLFDRATIERFCDDVVAVVSTAAADPGRSVSQVWQVRGRDQ, from the coding sequence ATGAGCAATCTCTTCGAGCGCACCAGGCGAAAGGAATCCACGGGTGTGGTGCCGGTCTCCAGGGACCGGGAGCTGAGGGCGTCATTCGCGCAGCGACGACTGTGGTTTCTGGACCAGCTTGAGCCCGGCAACGCCTCGTACAACCTCCCGTTCGCGGTGCGGGTGCGCGGCCGCCTGGACGTCGCTCATCTCTCCCGGGCCCTTTCGCTGGTGGTCGCCCGGCACGAGGCGCTGCGCACCACCTTCACCGAGACCGGCGGCCAACCGGTGCAGTCGATCCAGCCCCCCGCCCCCGTCCCGGTGCGGATCGAATCGGTGCCCGACGGCCCGGAGGAGGAGCGGCTCGCCGCGGTCCGGCAGCTCGCCGGAGCGGAGATCACCGAGCCCTTCGACCTGAGCACCGGCCCCTTGCTGCGGGCCAAGGTGCTGCGGCTGGACGACCACGACCACGTCCTGCTGCTGACGGTGCACCATGTGGCCACGGACGCCTGGTCACAGGGCATTGTGGTGGGCGAGCTGTCCGCCGCGTACGAGGCGCTCGAGGCCGGGCGGGAGCCCGTACTGCCGCCGCTGCCCGTGCAGTACGCCGACTACGCGGAGTGGGAGCGCGACTGGCTGTCCGGTCCGACCCTGCGCCGCCAGCTCGACTACTGGACGAAGCGGCTCGACGGTATGGCGCCCGCGCTGGAGCTGCCCACCGACCGGCCCCGGCCCTCGGTCGCCCGCCAGGAAGGCGACGCGGTGCGCTGGGAGCTGCCCGCCGAACTGATCCAGGCCGCCCGCCGGCTGGGCGCCGGTGAGAACGCGACCCTCTACATGACCTTGCTGGCCGCCTTCCAACTGGTCCTGGGCCGGTATGTGGACAGCGACGACATCACGGTGGGCACTCCCGTGGCCAACCGGGGCCGCGCCGAAGTCGAGGGCCTCATCGGGTTCTTCGTCAATACCGTGGTGCTGCGGACCGACCTGTCCGGCGACCCCACCTTCCGCCAACTGCTGGCACGGGTCCGGGACATGGCGGCCGGCGCCTTCGCCCATGGCGATCTGCCCTTCGAGTATCTGGTGGAGCAGGTGCACCCGGAGCGGGACCTGTCCCGGAACCCGCTGGTGCAGGTGCTCTTCCAGATGATCAACGTGCCGGGGGAGCGGCTCGCCCTGCCCGGCGCGGAGACCGAGCCCTACGACCACGGCCGGATCCTCACGCGCATGGACCTGGAGGTCCATCTCGTCGAGACCGAGGACGGAGTGCTCGGTCATGTCGTCTTCAGCAAGGCCCTGTTCGACAGGAGCACCGTCGAACGGCTGCTGCACCATGTCACCGTCGTCCTGCGAGGTGTTCTGGCCGAGCCGGACCGGCCCATCTCGGAGATCTCCCCGCTCGACGACGCCGAGCGCGGAGAGGTCCTGGAGGAGTTCAACCACACCACGGGCCCCGTACCGGCCGGATCGCTGCCCGCGCTCTTCACCGCCCAGGCCGAGCGCCGCCCCCACGTGGTGGCCGTGATCAGCGGCGGCGACCGCATCACCTACGCCGAGCTGGACCAGCGGTCGAACCAGCTCGCCCACCTGCTGGAGAGCCGGGGGATCGGCCCCGAGACCCTGGTCGGACTCTGTGTCGACCGCGGCGCCGAGATGATCGTGGCGATCCTCGCGATCCTCAAGCTCGGAGCGGCCTATGTGCCGATCGACCCGAACCACCCCCGGGACCGCATCCAGTTCGTACTGGCCGACGCCGGGGTGACCGTCGCCGTCACCCAACAGCGCTTCAGCAGCCTGCTCGAAAAGCCCTCCGAAACGGAGGCCGGGACGGCCGGGATCCGGCTCATCCTGCTCGACGCCGAGCGCGAATCGCTCACCGGGCGGCCCCTGACCCCGCCCACGGCACGGCCCAGCGCCCAGAACCTCGCCTATGTCATCTACACCTCCGGCTCCACCGGAGTCCCCAAGGGCATCCTCATGCCCGCCTCCTGTGTGCTCAACCTGGTGGCCTGGCAGAAGCAGGCCCTGCCGATCGGCCCCGATGCCAAGACGGCCCAGTTCGCCACGCTGACCTTCGACATCTCGCTGCAGGAGATCTTCTCGGCGCTGCTGTACGGCGAGACGATCGTCGTCCCCGGCGAAGAACTGCGCATGGACCCCGTGGAGTTCGCCCGATGGATCCACGCCCACCAGATCGACCAGCTCTTCGTCCCGAACGTGATGCTGCGGGCGATCTCCGAGGAGGTGGATCCGCACGGCACCGAGCTGGCCGCGCTGCGCCATCTCTCACAGGCCGGTGAACCCCTCTCCCTCCACCACGACCTGCGCGAGCTGTGCGCCCGCCGCCCCGAGCTGCGGCTGCACAACCACTACGGTCCCAGCGAAGCCCATGTGGTGACCTCCTACTCGCTCCCCGCCGAGGTGGCCGAGTGGCCGCTCACCGCCCCCATCGGCCGCCCGATCGGCAACACCCGGGTGTATGTCGTCGACCGGCGGCTCCGACCCGTCCCCGTGGGGGTGCCCGGTGAGCTGTGCGTGGCCGGAGCGGGCCTGGCCAGGGGCTATCTCGGCCGCCCGGATCTGACCGCCTCCCGGTTCGTGGCGAACCCGTTCCATGGCGATGGATCGCGGATGTACCGCTCCGGCGACCTGGTGCGCTGGCTGCCCGACGGAAACCTGGAATACCTCGGCCGGATCGACGACCAGGTGAAGATCCGTGGCTTCCGGATCGAACCGGGCGAGATCGAGGCCATCCTCGCCAGGCACCAGGATGTGCTGCACACGGCCGTGATGGTGCGTGAGGACACCCCGGGCGACAAGCGGCTGGTGGCCTATGTGGTGGCCGATGCCACCGCCGCGGACCGGCACGACCGGCTGACCGAAACCCTGCGCCGGCATGTCGAGTCCGCGGTGCCCGAATACATGGTGCCCTCCGCATTCGTCCTGCTGGACACCATGCCCCTGACCTCCGGCGGCAAGATCGACCGGAAGGCGCTGCCCGCCCCCGACCTGCGCACCGTGCTCGAGGTCGGCTACGTCGCCCCCCGCACCCCCGGGGAAGAGGCCGTCTGCCGGGTCTACGCGGATCTGCTCGGCGCCACCAGGGTCGGAATCGACGACGACTTCTTCGCACTGGGCGGCCACTCCCTTATCGCCACCAGGGTGGTCGCCAGGCTCCGGACCGCCCTTGGCATCGACGTACCGCTGAAGACCGTTTTCCAGCAGCGCACCCCCAGGGAACTGGCGGCCACGCTCACCGCCGCGGCCCGGTCCGTTCCCGAACCCGAGCTGCCGCCGCTGGTCCCCACACGGCGCGATCAGGCCGTTCCCCTCACCTTCGCACAGCAGCAGACGGACCTCTTCTTCGGCGATGTCCTCGACGCCGGGCACTGGAACATCCCCATGGCCGTGCGGGTGTCGGGCGAACTGGACCTCGACTGCCTGCGGCGGGCGATGGACCTGCTGATCGACCGGCACGAGGCCCTGCGCACCACCTTCGTCAGGGAAGCCGGCGGATACCTCCAGGTGGTCCGGCCGAATGTGCCGGTCCAGGTGGAGGTGGCCGAGGCGGACGACGAGGCCGAAGCCTCCGTACTGGCCGGACAGGAGGCGGCACGGCCCTTCGACCTCACGAGCGGCCCACTGGCGAGGCTGCGCGTGCTGCGCCTGGCCGAGCTCGACCATGTGCTGGTGCTCACCCTGCACCATCTGGTCACCGACGGCTGGTCCCAAGGTGTGCTGGTCCGCGATCTGTCCATCGTGTACTCGGCCCTGCTGCGCGGCGCCGAACCCGATCTGCCACCCGTGCCCGTCCAGTACGCCGATGTCGCGAACTGGGAGCGCGAGTGGTTGCGCGGGGATCTGCTGCGACGCCAACTCGACTACTGGCAGCGGCACTTCGACGGAATGACACCTGCCGAACTGCCCACCGACCGGCCCCGCGCCACGTCGGCCCGGTACGAGAGCGGCATCTACCACTGGCGACTGCCGAAGGACGCCGTGGAGGCGGCCCGGCGGCTGGGCGAATCGTGCAGCGCCACCTTGTACATGACGCTGCTGACCGCGCTGAAGGTGGTCATGTCCGCCCGCTCGGACAACCAGGACGTCCTCGTCGGCGTGCCCATGGCCAACCGTGGCCGGGACGAACTGGAGAACGTGGTGGGCCTCGTCTCCAAGATGCTGGCGCTGCGCACCGAGGTCTCCGGCGCCACGGACTTCGGCACACTGCTGGCCACGGTGCGTGATGCGATGTCCGACGCCTTTACCCACCAGGACGTGCCGTTCGTCTCCGTACTCAAGCACTCGGACGCACCCACCGGCGGCCACGCCGGGACGCGGTTCTCGGACGATCCGCCGGTAAAGGTGATCTTCCAGATCGTCAACACCCCACAGCGGCCCCTCATGCTCACCGGGCTGACCGCCGAGCCGTTCCTGATGACCCACCCACCGGTGACGGTCAACGTGGACATGGAGATCGACCTGTACGAGAGCGCGGAGGACGGCGGCCTCGCCGGCACCGTGCTGTTCAGCACCTCCCTCTTCGACCGTGCCACGATCGAGCGGTTCTGCGACGACGTGGTGGCGGTGGTCTCCACGGCCGCCGCGGACCCCGGACGGTCGGTCTCGCAGGTGTGGCAGGTCCGAGGTCGCGATCAGTGA
- a CDS encoding LysR family transcriptional regulator, which yields MDLKAVRTFVAVADAGQFQEAAAELSITQQAVSKRIAALEKELGVRLFTRTARGARLTIDGQAFLPHARELLRAEERAAASVRPGRRALRVDVIGRRLAPADLLRGFHQAHPEVELDVVTLFDADAAIAAVRTGTIDASFRAVTVPARRLPGGIEATRVHDEPIQLLTGPSHELAAAREVTPAELAGHRIWMPGIVPGTEWAAYYDDLAAAFGITIDAIGPYFGPEPLLDTIADSSTLATFVGELTRLVWPADYGLRRIAVRHPTPVYPHSLIRHRDNPHPALTVLRDHLAAAPPGHRDTGAWTPKWAW from the coding sequence GTGGACCTCAAGGCCGTGCGCACCTTCGTCGCCGTCGCGGACGCGGGCCAATTCCAGGAGGCGGCCGCCGAGCTGTCCATCACCCAGCAGGCCGTCTCCAAGCGCATCGCCGCGCTGGAGAAGGAGCTCGGTGTGCGGCTGTTCACCCGTACCGCGCGCGGAGCCCGGCTCACCATCGACGGGCAGGCGTTCCTGCCCCACGCCCGGGAGCTTCTGCGGGCCGAGGAGCGGGCCGCCGCCTCCGTACGCCCCGGCCGCCGCGCGCTGCGCGTCGATGTGATCGGGCGGCGGCTCGCACCGGCCGATCTGCTCCGCGGATTCCACCAGGCGCACCCCGAGGTCGAACTCGATGTGGTGACCCTCTTCGACGCCGACGCGGCCATCGCCGCCGTGCGCACCGGCACGATCGACGCGTCGTTCCGGGCGGTGACCGTGCCCGCCCGGCGGCTCCCCGGCGGCATCGAGGCCACCCGGGTCCACGACGAGCCCATCCAGCTCCTCACCGGACCGTCCCATGAGCTCGCCGCCGCCCGCGAGGTCACCCCCGCCGAGCTCGCCGGACACCGGATCTGGATGCCGGGCATCGTCCCCGGTACCGAATGGGCCGCCTACTACGACGACCTCGCCGCCGCGTTCGGGATCACCATCGACGCGATCGGCCCGTACTTCGGGCCCGAGCCGCTCCTCGACACGATCGCCGACTCCTCGACGCTGGCGACCTTCGTCGGCGAACTGACCCGCCTTGTCTGGCCCGCCGACTACGGGCTGCGGCGCATCGCGGTGCGCCACCCGACCCCGGTCTATCCGCATTCGCTGATCCGGCACCGCGACAACCCGCATCCCGCCCTCACCGTGCTCCGCGACCACCTCGCCGCCGCGCCGCCCGGCCACCGCGACACCGGCGCCTGGACGCCGAAATGGGCGTGGTGA
- a CDS encoding MFS transporter has product MGSRRKLGRQFGWLWGAYAVSAFGTWLAFDAFPMIAIMVLHAGAAQVSLLAAAGLAVGAAVALPLGPWMEFRRKRPVMIAMDVVRFAALTTVPVLFLLGRLTFAQLVVVSVVVSAADIAFTTASGACLKGLVPREDLLVANARFESTAWTATMLGPQIGGAAIGLFGPVMTVAANAVSFLLSAAGIRAIGDTEPRPARTGPPPRLRAGELLEGWRCILTHPTLRPLFFNQVLVGGLIMATAPLLAVLMLSSLGFAPWQYAMAFTLPCIGGLIGSRLAPRLSERFGRHRVMLISGALRACWLPGLAFVRPGTAGLVLVMVVELGLISCMGVFTPLYATYRLDRTPADRVARTLSAWSVSSKATVATLTALWGLLAAVTGPRIAIAIAGLLSLATPLLLPRHEHDASRSEQEPAPSHT; this is encoded by the coding sequence ATGGGGTCGAGGCGGAAGCTGGGGCGGCAGTTCGGATGGCTCTGGGGGGCGTACGCGGTCAGCGCGTTCGGCACCTGGCTCGCGTTCGACGCGTTCCCGATGATCGCGATCATGGTGCTCCATGCCGGGGCGGCCCAGGTGTCGCTGCTGGCGGCCGCGGGACTCGCGGTGGGCGCGGCGGTGGCGCTGCCGCTCGGGCCGTGGATGGAGTTCCGCCGCAAGCGGCCGGTGATGATCGCGATGGATGTGGTCCGGTTCGCGGCCCTGACGACCGTCCCCGTCCTGTTCCTGCTCGGCCGGCTCACCTTCGCCCAGCTCGTGGTCGTGTCGGTCGTCGTCTCCGCGGCCGACATCGCCTTCACCACGGCCAGTGGGGCGTGTCTGAAGGGGCTGGTGCCGCGGGAGGACCTGCTGGTGGCGAACGCGCGGTTCGAGTCCACGGCCTGGACCGCCACCATGCTCGGACCACAGATCGGCGGGGCCGCGATCGGGCTCTTCGGTCCGGTGATGACCGTGGCGGCCAATGCGGTCAGCTTTCTGCTCTCCGCGGCGGGGATCCGGGCGATCGGCGACACGGAGCCACGCCCCGCGCGCACCGGCCCGCCGCCACGGCTCCGGGCCGGTGAGCTGCTGGAGGGCTGGCGGTGCATTCTGACCCACCCGACGCTGCGCCCGCTGTTCTTCAACCAGGTCCTGGTGGGCGGGCTGATCATGGCGACCGCGCCGCTGCTCGCCGTCCTCATGCTGAGCAGCCTGGGGTTCGCGCCCTGGCAGTACGCCATGGCCTTCACACTGCCCTGCATCGGGGGTCTGATCGGCTCCCGGCTGGCTCCCCGGCTGTCGGAACGGTTCGGGCGGCACCGGGTCATGCTGATCTCGGGGGCGCTGCGGGCGTGCTGGTTGCCGGGGTTGGCCTTCGTCCGCCCCGGTACGGCGGGACTGGTGCTGGTCATGGTGGTCGAGCTGGGGCTGATCTCCTGCATGGGCGTGTTCACCCCGCTGTACGCCACCTATCGGCTCGACCGGACCCCGGCGGACCGGGTCGCCCGTACCCTCTCCGCGTGGTCGGTCTCCAGCAAGGCCACCGTCGCGACCCTGACCGCCCTGTGGGGTCTGCTGGCCGCTGTCACCGGCCCCCGGATCGCGATCGCCATAGCCGGACTCCTCAGCCTGGCGACCCCGCTCCTCCTCCCCCGGCACGAGCACGACGCGTCCCGATCCGAGCAGGAACCGGCGCCGAGCCACACCTGA
- a CDS encoding TetR/AcrR family transcriptional regulator gives MGHREQLMAGAKRCLEERGFARTTSRDIAAAANAPLGTINYHYGSKEQLLNAALLESLDEWSEKVRSGSAEAAPDSDAGTRAESMWARIIESETTDRPLLVAGAEAFAQAERSAEVRQQLAEAFERSRTALAAELHGIEDAEEGEVARAVGSVHMALVAGLTQQWLVDPERAPSAREVATGLRRIAQALESDA, from the coding sequence ATGGGACATCGGGAACAGTTGATGGCCGGGGCGAAGCGGTGCCTGGAGGAGCGGGGATTCGCCCGTACGACCTCGCGTGACATCGCCGCCGCCGCCAACGCACCGCTCGGCACGATCAATTACCACTACGGCTCGAAGGAGCAGTTGCTCAACGCGGCGCTGCTGGAATCGCTCGACGAGTGGAGCGAGAAGGTGCGGTCCGGGTCGGCGGAGGCCGCTCCGGACTCCGATGCCGGAACGCGAGCGGAGTCGATGTGGGCCCGGATCATCGAGTCCGAGACCACGGACCGGCCGCTGCTGGTGGCCGGCGCCGAAGCGTTCGCCCAGGCCGAACGTTCCGCCGAGGTCCGGCAGCAGCTCGCCGAGGCGTTCGAACGGTCCCGTACGGCGCTGGCGGCCGAGCTGCACGGCATCGAGGACGCGGAGGAGGGCGAGGTGGCCCGTGCGGTCGGGTCGGTGCACATGGCCCTGGTCGCCGGTCTCACCCAGCAGTGGCTGGTCGATCCCGAGCGCGCGCCCTCGGCGCGGGAGGTGGCCACGGGCCTGCGGAGGATCGCCCAGGCCCTCGAGTCCGATGCCTGA
- a CDS encoding LacI family DNA-binding transcriptional regulator, with translation MTRRLAEVAKKVGVSEATVSRVLNGKPGVSEATRQAVLSALDVLGYERPTQLRGDRARLVGLVLPELQNPIFPAFAEVIGGALAQLGLTPVLCTQTKGGVSEADYVDLLLQQQVSGVVFAGGLFAQADAPHDHYRLLAERNIPVVLINAAIEHLGFPGVSCDDAVAVEQAWRHLASLGHERIGLVLGPGDHMPSARKLAAAHAVAGRLPDEFVARAIFSIEGGHAAASRLIDRGVTGIICASDPLALGAIRAARRKGFGVPSQVSVVGYDDSAFMNCTEPPLTTVRQPIEAMGRAAVELLNAQIGGAAVPSEELLFEPELVVRGSTAQAPRE, from the coding sequence ATGACGCGACGACTTGCTGAAGTGGCGAAGAAGGTCGGTGTCAGCGAGGCCACGGTCAGCCGGGTGCTCAATGGCAAGCCCGGGGTCTCCGAAGCCACCCGGCAGGCGGTGCTGTCCGCGCTGGACGTCCTCGGCTACGAGCGGCCCACCCAGCTACGAGGCGACCGGGCCCGGCTGGTCGGGCTGGTCCTGCCCGAGCTGCAGAACCCCATCTTCCCGGCGTTCGCCGAGGTCATCGGCGGGGCGCTGGCGCAACTGGGGCTGACTCCGGTGCTGTGCACCCAGACCAAGGGCGGGGTTTCCGAGGCCGATTACGTGGACCTGCTGCTGCAGCAGCAGGTCTCCGGAGTGGTGTTCGCGGGCGGGCTGTTCGCGCAGGCCGACGCGCCGCATGACCACTACCGGCTGCTCGCCGAGCGCAACATCCCGGTGGTGCTGATCAACGCGGCCATCGAGCATCTCGGCTTCCCCGGCGTCTCCTGCGACGACGCCGTGGCCGTGGAGCAGGCGTGGCGGCATCTGGCCTCCCTCGGCCACGAGCGGATCGGGCTCGTGCTCGGGCCGGGTGACCATATGCCGTCGGCGCGCAAGCTGGCCGCCGCGCACGCGGTCGCCGGCCGGCTGCCGGACGAGTTCGTGGCCCGGGCGATCTTCTCGATCGAGGGCGGCCACGCCGCGGCCTCCCGACTGATCGACCGGGGGGTCACGGGCATCATCTGCGCCAGTGACCCGCTGGCGCTGGGGGCGATCCGGGCGGCGCGCCGCAAGGGGTTCGGCGTGCCGTCGCAGGTGTCCGTGGTCGGCTACGACGACTCCGCGTTCATGAACTGCACCGAACCGCCGCTGACCACCGTCCGCCAGCCCATCGAGGCCATGGGCAGGGCGGCCGTGGAGCTGCTGAACGCGCAGATCGGCGGCGCGGCCGTCCCGTCCGAGGAGCTGTTGTTCGAGCCGGAGCTGGTGGTGCGCGGCTCCACCGCGCAGGCGCCACGGGAGTGA
- a CDS encoding ABC transporter substrate-binding protein — MRSTGFRRTLIALSACSLALTACGGSNDDSAGGKTRITVNCMPPKSAKVDRSFFEEDIASFEKQNPDIDVVAHDAFPCQDPKTFDAKLAGGQMENVFYTYFTDARHVVDINQAADLTPYVKELKSYPTLHKQLRDIYTVDGKVYGIPRTGYSMGLIYNRKLFEKAGLDPDKPPMTWEEVRADAKKIAALSDGTVGYADYSAQNQGGWHFTAELYAQGGDVISADGKKATIDTPQARAVLRNLHDMRWVDDSMGSKQLLVINDAQQMMGSGKLGMYLAAPDNIPILVKEKGGNYKDLAIAPMPGGKGTLIGGDGYMFQKKDTPAQIRAGLKWLDHMFLTPGKGFLGDYVRAEKNDAPVGLPEPRLFTGAADAKDQQVKKANANVPVDNYQTFLDGNQKLRMKIEPPHAQQIYSVLDGAVSAVLTKKDADIDQLIEDASGKIDSILARG; from the coding sequence ATGAGAAGCACCGGGTTCCGCCGTACGCTCATCGCGCTCAGCGCCTGCTCCCTCGCCCTCACCGCCTGCGGAGGGTCGAACGACGACTCGGCGGGCGGAAAGACGCGTATCACCGTCAACTGCATGCCGCCCAAGAGCGCCAAGGTCGACCGCTCGTTCTTCGAGGAGGACATCGCCTCCTTCGAGAAGCAGAACCCGGACATCGATGTCGTCGCGCATGACGCGTTCCCCTGCCAGGACCCGAAGACGTTCGACGCCAAGCTGGCCGGCGGCCAGATGGAGAACGTCTTCTACACGTACTTCACCGACGCCCGGCATGTCGTCGACATCAACCAGGCGGCCGATCTCACTCCGTACGTCAAGGAGTTGAAGAGCTACCCCACTCTCCACAAGCAGCTACGCGACATCTACACGGTCGACGGCAAGGTCTACGGCATCCCGCGCACCGGCTACTCGATGGGCCTGATCTACAACCGCAAACTCTTCGAGAAGGCCGGACTCGACCCCGACAAGCCGCCGATGACCTGGGAAGAGGTCCGCGCCGACGCCAAGAAGATCGCCGCGCTGAGCGATGGCACGGTCGGCTACGCGGACTACAGCGCACAGAACCAGGGCGGCTGGCACTTCACCGCGGAGCTGTACGCGCAGGGCGGCGACGTCATCAGCGCCGACGGCAAGAAGGCCACCATCGACACCCCCCAGGCGCGCGCCGTCCTGCGGAATCTGCACGACATGCGCTGGGTGGACGACTCGATGGGCAGCAAGCAGCTCCTCGTCATCAACGACGCCCAGCAGATGATGGGCTCGGGCAAGCTGGGCATGTACCTCGCCGCACCCGACAACATCCCGATCCTGGTGAAGGAGAAGGGCGGCAACTACAAGGACCTCGCCATCGCCCCCATGCCCGGTGGCAAGGGCACACTCATCGGCGGCGACGGCTATATGTTCCAGAAGAAGGACACGCCCGCCCAGATCCGGGCCGGCCTCAAGTGGCTCGACCATATGTTCCTCACCCCGGGCAAGGGTTTCCTCGGCGACTACGTCCGCGCCGAGAAGAACGACGCCCCGGTGGGCCTGCCCGAGCCGCGGCTGTTCACCGGCGCCGCCGACGCCAAGGACCAGCAGGTCAAGAAGGCCAACGCCAATGTCCCCGTGGACAACTACCAGACCTTTCTGGACGGCAATCAGAAGCTGCGGATGAAGATCGAGCCGCCGCACGCCCAGCAGATCTACTCCGTGCTCGACGGGGCCGTCTCCGCCGTCCTGACCAAGAAGGACGCCGACATCGACCAGCTCATCGAGGACGCTTCCGGAAAGATCGACAGCATCCTGGCCCGGGGCTGA
- a CDS encoding carbohydrate ABC transporter permease has product MTRTAARPPAEAIAVHPVQAPPPAGGRGRRRLADQARAYGFLLGGLVCFALFSWYPAIRAVVIAFQKYTPGSSPEWVGTANFTRVLHDPEFTAAWRNTLTFTLLALVIGFAIPFLLALVLNELRHAKAFFRVVVYLPVMIPPVVSALLWKWFYDPGAGLANEALRFAHLPTSNWSNGADTALVSLVIVATWANMGGTVLIYLAALQSIPGELYEAAELDGASLLQRVRHVTIPQTRFVILMLMLLQIIATMQVFTEPFVITGGGPENATVTVLYLIYKYAFLYNDFGGACALSVMLLVLLGVFSALYLWLTRSGEDEA; this is encoded by the coding sequence ATGACCAGGACCGCTGCGCGGCCGCCCGCCGAGGCGATCGCCGTCCACCCGGTACAGGCGCCGCCCCCGGCGGGGGGTCGGGGGCGGCGCCGCCTCGCCGACCAGGCCCGCGCCTACGGATTCCTCCTCGGCGGTCTCGTCTGCTTCGCGTTGTTCTCCTGGTATCCGGCGATCCGCGCGGTCGTGATCGCCTTCCAGAAGTACACGCCCGGCTCGTCCCCCGAGTGGGTGGGCACCGCCAACTTCACCCGGGTTCTGCACGATCCGGAGTTCACCGCGGCGTGGCGGAACACCCTCACCTTCACCCTGCTGGCGCTGGTCATCGGCTTCGCGATCCCGTTCCTGCTCGCCCTCGTCCTCAATGAACTCCGGCACGCCAAGGCGTTCTTCCGGGTCGTGGTCTATCTGCCGGTGATGATCCCGCCGGTGGTCAGCGCCCTGCTGTGGAAGTGGTTCTACGACCCCGGCGCCGGGCTGGCCAACGAGGCGCTGCGCTTCGCGCATCTGCCCACCTCGAACTGGTCCAACGGCGCCGACACCGCACTGGTCTCCCTCGTCATCGTCGCCACCTGGGCCAATATGGGCGGCACCGTCCTGATCTATCTGGCGGCGCTGCAGTCCATCCCCGGTGAACTGTACGAGGCGGCCGAGCTGGACGGTGCGAGCCTGCTGCAACGCGTCCGCCACGTCACGATCCCCCAGACGCGGTTCGTCATCCTGATGCTGATGCTGCTGCAGATCATCGCGACGATGCAGGTCTTCACCGAGCCCTTCGTGATCACCGGGGGTGGCCCGGAGAACGCCACGGTCACCGTTCTCTACCTCATCTACAAGTACGCCTTCCTCTACAACGACTTCGGTGGCGCGTGCGCGTTGAGCGTGATGCTGCTGGTGCTGCTGGGCGTTTTCTCCGCCCTCTATCTGTGGCTGACCCGCTCCGGGGAGGACGAAGCGTGA